The Streptomyces sp. NBC_01775 genome includes a region encoding these proteins:
- a CDS encoding pyridoxal phosphate-dependent aminotransferase: MPPTLTTQPPRFATAEAVARIAAASRRTQQPQSRGDLVSLAMGEPDFDTPHLVTEAAHASLRAGRTHYSPLLGEAALREALAEKLAATAGAPVDAGDILITQGGTAGLAASILGIVNPGDKVVVPDPTYSLYADLVSMAGGTVVPAPLGPDLHWDLDRLAEALTDARLFVFCNPSNPTGIVHSREELDALAGLLDGTSTIVISDEAYSGLDYTGRPFTSAISLDALRDRTVYCQTFSKSYAMTGWRVGYLWGPTQLIQASARIHNTFNGSVNTFIQDAALVAVRSCEEDVARMRSAYEVRREIMRTELAAIPGLTLSSPEGAFYQFPRYDIDLPSVEVVAALRAHGVAVRPGSEFGARGEGHLRLSYAASPESITEGVRRLAQGLSALQ, translated from the coding sequence ATGCCGCCCACCCTCACCACGCAGCCGCCCCGGTTCGCCACCGCGGAGGCCGTCGCACGGATCGCAGCCGCCTCCCGCCGGACGCAGCAACCCCAGTCGCGGGGCGACCTCGTCTCCCTCGCCATGGGCGAACCCGACTTCGACACACCCCATTTGGTGACCGAGGCGGCCCACGCCTCGCTGCGCGCCGGACGCACCCACTACTCACCGCTGCTCGGCGAGGCGGCGCTGCGCGAAGCGCTCGCCGAGAAACTCGCCGCCACCGCCGGGGCGCCGGTCGACGCCGGCGACATCCTGATCACCCAGGGCGGCACCGCCGGCCTCGCCGCCTCGATCCTCGGCATCGTCAACCCCGGTGACAAGGTGGTCGTCCCCGACCCCACCTACTCCCTCTACGCCGATCTGGTCAGCATGGCCGGAGGAACGGTCGTGCCCGCTCCGCTCGGTCCGGACCTGCACTGGGACCTCGACCGGCTTGCCGAAGCCCTCACGGACGCCAGGCTCTTCGTCTTCTGCAACCCCAGCAACCCGACCGGCATCGTGCACAGTCGCGAGGAACTCGACGCGCTTGCCGGCCTGCTCGACGGCACCTCCACGATCGTCATCTCCGACGAGGCGTACTCCGGCCTCGACTACACCGGACGGCCGTTCACCTCGGCGATCTCGCTCGACGCTCTGCGCGACCGTACGGTCTACTGCCAGACCTTCTCGAAGAGTTACGCGATGACCGGCTGGCGCGTCGGCTACCTCTGGGGACCGACGCAACTCATCCAGGCGTCCGCCCGTATCCACAACACCTTCAACGGCTCCGTGAACACCTTCATCCAGGACGCCGCACTCGTCGCAGTGCGAAGCTGCGAGGAGGATGTCGCCCGCATGCGGAGCGCGTACGAGGTCCGGCGCGAGATCATGCGGACGGAACTCGCCGCGATTCCCGGCCTCACCCTCAGCTCGCCGGAGGGAGCGTTCTACCAATTCCCCCGCTACGACATCGACTTGCCCTCCGTGGAGGTCGTCGCGGCGCTGCGCGCCCACGGCGTCGCCGTCCGCCCCGGAAGCGAGTTCGGAGCCCGGGGTGAGGGGCATCTTCGACTGTCGTACGCTGCCAGCCCGGAATCCATCACCGAGGGCGTCCGTCGGCTGGCCCAAGGCCTCTCGGCCCTGCAATGA
- a CDS encoding TetR/AcrR family transcriptional regulator: MRSDTERNRRHLIKAAARLFENSPTPVSLAEIAKHAEVSTATAYRHFSSVEEILHAFRAQVGSELRDFSARQTTRGMARLEAVSRCWVSLVLEHGGAMAQMRSHRGYLERLRETTAYLTPQAEALAEPLRQTTEELGLGDLGDEALYLWNTLFDPRDILDLIKSGRTEDEAATRLVAALRGALIGWSTADQQRGE, translated from the coding sequence ATGCGCAGTGACACCGAGCGCAACCGCAGGCACCTGATCAAAGCTGCCGCGCGGCTGTTCGAGAACTCACCGACGCCGGTCAGCTTGGCGGAGATCGCCAAGCACGCCGAGGTGTCCACCGCGACGGCCTACCGCCACTTCTCATCCGTCGAAGAGATACTGCATGCATTCCGGGCCCAAGTAGGCTCCGAGCTGCGTGACTTCAGCGCCCGTCAGACCACGCGGGGCATGGCTCGGCTTGAGGCGGTCTCGCGCTGCTGGGTGTCGCTCGTCCTTGAGCACGGGGGCGCGATGGCGCAGATGCGCTCGCACCGCGGTTATCTTGAGCGGCTGCGGGAGACGACCGCCTACCTCACGCCGCAGGCCGAGGCGCTCGCCGAGCCACTCCGGCAGACCACCGAGGAACTCGGCCTCGGGGACCTCGGAGACGAGGCCCTCTACCTGTGGAACACGCTGTTCGATCCACGGGACATCCTCGACCTCATCAAGAGCGGACGCACCGAGGACGAGGCCGCCACCCGTCTGGTGGCCGCGCTGCGCGGGGCCCTGATCGGCTGGTCCACGGCGGACCAGCAGCGGGGCGAGTGA
- a CDS encoding NAD(P)-binding domain-containing protein encodes MYDLVVVGAGPYGLSIAAHAAAAGLDLRVLGRPMASWRDHMPEGMFLKSEPWSSNLSDPAGDHTLASYCAARGVHAEHGRPLPIGTFTDYGLWFGRQVVPGVEEQTVTEVGPHPDGYRLRTAEGEVLISRAVALAVGVMPFVHIPEPLRPLPPELLSHSSHQRELSALRGQDVVVIGSGQAALETAALLAEHGARAQVVARAEGLNWNTPPQPLDRGLLRSLRDPHCGLGTGWPSWVWSEAPWAVRRLPAAARLHIAAHALGPAGAWWLRERFEARVPVLLGHRLRGAAAVPGSRVRLELTTTEGETRSLEADHIVAATGFGPRLDRLGLLDPAVRERLRTVGASQAPELSSRFESSRPGLFFAGLPAAPSFGPSMRFVHGATFTASRLVNGVRRRLGGHTPRIPQSAPPVPRPVPAPADAGTRDTTVRDVPSLTEN; translated from the coding sequence ATGTACGACCTGGTAGTGGTGGGGGCCGGCCCCTACGGGCTGTCGATCGCGGCGCACGCCGCGGCAGCCGGGCTCGATCTGCGGGTCCTCGGCCGCCCCATGGCCTCGTGGCGCGACCACATGCCGGAGGGCATGTTCCTCAAGTCGGAGCCGTGGTCCTCCAACCTGTCCGACCCGGCCGGCGACCACACCCTGGCCTCTTACTGCGCCGCCCGGGGCGTGCACGCCGAGCACGGCCGGCCGTTGCCGATCGGCACCTTCACCGACTACGGGCTGTGGTTCGGCCGGCAGGTGGTCCCCGGTGTCGAGGAGCAGACGGTCACCGAGGTCGGCCCGCACCCGGACGGCTACCGGCTGCGCACCGCCGAGGGCGAGGTCCTCATCTCCCGGGCCGTCGCGCTGGCCGTCGGCGTCATGCCGTTCGTCCACATCCCCGAACCTCTGCGTCCGCTGCCGCCCGAACTGCTCTCGCACAGCAGCCACCAGCGTGAGCTGAGCGCCCTGCGCGGGCAGGACGTGGTGGTGATCGGGTCCGGCCAGGCCGCGCTGGAGACGGCGGCGCTGCTGGCCGAACACGGCGCCCGCGCCCAGGTGGTGGCCCGCGCCGAAGGCCTCAACTGGAACACCCCGCCGCAGCCGCTCGACCGCGGGCTGCTGCGCTCGCTGCGGGACCCGCACTGCGGTCTGGGTACCGGATGGCCCAGCTGGGTGTGGTCGGAGGCCCCCTGGGCGGTGCGCCGGCTGCCGGCCGCCGCCCGGCTGCACATCGCGGCACATGCCCTCGGCCCGGCCGGTGCCTGGTGGCTGCGCGAGCGGTTCGAGGCACGGGTACCGGTCCTGCTGGGGCATCGCCTGCGGGGAGCGGCGGCGGTGCCCGGGTCGCGGGTGCGGCTGGAGCTGACCACCACCGAGGGGGAGACCCGCAGCCTGGAGGCCGACCACATCGTGGCCGCCACCGGGTTCGGCCCGCGCCTTGACCGGCTCGGCCTGCTGGACCCGGCCGTACGGGAGAGACTGCGTACGGTCGGCGCCAGCCAGGCCCCCGAGCTGTCGTCCCGCTTCGAGTCCTCCCGGCCGGGGCTGTTCTTCGCCGGATTGCCGGCCGCGCCCTCGTTCGGCCCGTCGATGCGTTTCGTCCACGGCGCGACCTTCACCGCGTCCCGTCTGGTGAACGGCGTACGCCGGCGGCTGGGCGGCCACACCCCCCGCATCCCGCAGTCGGCCCCGCCCGTCCCCAGGCCCGTGCCCGCGCCGGCCGACGCGGGCACCCGGGACACCACCGTCCGCGACGTGCCCTCTTTGACCGAGAACTGA
- a CDS encoding carboxylate--amine ligase yields the protein MPEFDTEVPVLLVLLDPNPFHHGTLGAVRSLGRAGIEVHALLESPHSPPARSRYLHRAHARPPGPISDPALLRTLCQVSERIAQPAVLIPMDDAGAIAVARLAPRLAGRFLLPEQPAGLPESVADKAALAERCRAAGIAYPDTVRPRSAQEAADAVAELGLPLVAKWSRPWLLPPASGLRSTTVVRTGAQVRRLYERTGQAGSALLLQRQVPGGPGTDWFFHGCFTRDAVCLLGGAGRKERAWPPRAGLTAVGRWLPNPEVEAAARRLAGHLGYQGILDLDFRLDPVTGIYHLLDFNPRPGAQFRLFTDRSGLDVVRALHLDLTGRPVPATTAALGRVLRVENYALLSALTAPGCRPRRARRQPPYVRAPRAGETAWFAADDPAPFLAMTRAWLGRGLRKGLRRTFAPPRSLPRPAAPPPGPGAAPASGRSRRTDSRATTVR from the coding sequence ATGCCCGAGTTCGACACCGAGGTGCCCGTGCTGCTGGTGCTGCTCGATCCCAACCCCTTCCACCACGGGACCCTGGGCGCCGTCAGATCGCTGGGCCGGGCGGGCATCGAGGTGCACGCCCTCCTCGAGTCCCCGCACAGCCCGCCCGCCCGCTCCCGGTACCTGCACCGGGCGCACGCCCGTCCGCCCGGGCCGATCTCGGACCCGGCGCTGTTGCGGACCCTGTGCCAGGTGTCCGAACGGATCGCGCAGCCCGCCGTCCTCATCCCGATGGACGACGCCGGTGCCATCGCCGTGGCCCGGCTCGCCCCCCGGCTGGCCGGCCGCTTCCTGCTGCCAGAACAGCCCGCCGGGCTGCCCGAGTCGGTCGCCGACAAGGCGGCGCTGGCCGAGCGCTGCCGCGCCGCCGGCATCGCCTACCCCGACACCGTGCGGCCCCGCAGCGCCCAGGAGGCGGCCGACGCGGTGGCGGAGCTGGGCCTCCCGCTGGTCGCCAAGTGGAGCCGCCCCTGGCTGCTGCCGCCCGCCTCCGGGCTGCGCAGCACCACTGTTGTGCGCACCGGGGCCCAGGTACGGCGGCTGTACGAACGCACCGGGCAGGCCGGCAGCGCGCTGCTGCTCCAGCGCCAGGTGCCCGGTGGTCCGGGTACGGACTGGTTCTTCCACGGCTGCTTCACCCGGGACGCGGTCTGTCTGCTGGGCGGCGCGGGCCGCAAGGAGCGCGCCTGGCCGCCGCGCGCCGGGCTCACCGCCGTCGGCCGCTGGCTGCCCAATCCGGAGGTCGAGGCGGCGGCCCGGCGGCTGGCCGGCCACCTCGGCTACCAGGGCATCCTCGACCTGGACTTCCGGCTGGACCCGGTCACCGGCATCTACCACCTGCTGGACTTCAACCCCCGGCCCGGCGCCCAGTTCCGGCTGTTCACCGACCGCTCCGGACTGGATGTCGTCCGCGCCTTGCACCTGGACCTGACCGGCCGCCCCGTCCCCGCGACGACCGCGGCGCTGGGCCGGGTCCTCCGGGTGGAGAACTACGCCCTGCTCTCCGCGCTGACCGCCCCCGGCTGCCGACCCCGCCGGGCGCGTCGGCAGCCGCCGTACGTCCGCGCACCGCGCGCGGGTGAGACCGCCTGGTTCGCCGCCGACGACCCCGCGCCGTTCCTGGCCATGACACGGGCGTGGCTGGGCCGGGGCCTGCGCAAGGGGCTGCGCCGGACGTTCGCCCCGCCGCGCTCCCTCCCGCGGCCCGCCGCACCGCCCCCCGGGCCCGGCGCCGCGCCCGCCTCCGGACGGAGCCGGCGCACCGACAGCCGGGCCACCACGGTGCGGTGA
- a CDS encoding glycoside hydrolase family 26 protein, with amino-acid sequence MRRQGRWLVVNCVTATSAAILVTAITGSPPDGAGGTDDGREPYAAPARSTASPSGDAPGGGAPTDGAPSGGTDTAARTGPSDVPAEYRRAEGAFLSSTPEGVERIADLQLWLGGRRLQVGHTYLPGDVWANIEGKPDFLRPWTKWRRTDSERMFVLNVPMLERNEKNVPDGKVRSLLRTGARGAFDRHFRTLAERLVRLGAPDTVLVLGWEMNGTTYTHRCGPDPRAWKSYWRRIVTTMRAVRGQKFRFDFAPNRGEDAIGWTKCYPGDDVVDIIGMDSYDQPPGEDFTDMVNQPYGLRQQVEFAAAHRKPISYPEWGLFRNGDNPEYMRGMLRWIDRHKPLYQTITDYCPHGVWQCRGNPESSAVFRDWLSAHP; translated from the coding sequence ATGCGCCGCCAAGGCCGCTGGCTGGTGGTCAACTGCGTCACAGCGACCTCCGCCGCGATCCTCGTGACCGCCATCACCGGTTCGCCGCCCGACGGCGCGGGTGGCACCGACGACGGCCGGGAACCGTACGCGGCGCCGGCCCGCTCGACCGCCTCGCCCAGCGGCGACGCGCCCGGCGGAGGGGCACCCACCGACGGCGCGCCCAGCGGAGGCACGGATACGGCCGCCCGCACCGGGCCCTCCGACGTTCCGGCCGAATACCGCCGGGCCGAGGGCGCCTTCCTCAGCTCCACCCCCGAGGGGGTGGAGCGCATCGCCGACCTCCAGCTCTGGCTGGGTGGCCGCCGGCTCCAGGTGGGGCACACCTACCTGCCGGGCGATGTGTGGGCGAACATCGAGGGCAAGCCGGACTTCCTGCGGCCCTGGACGAAGTGGCGGCGCACCGACAGCGAACGGATGTTCGTGCTGAACGTCCCGATGCTGGAGCGGAACGAGAAGAACGTCCCCGACGGCAAGGTGCGCTCCCTGCTGCGCACCGGCGCCCGCGGGGCGTTCGACCGCCATTTCCGTACGCTGGCCGAGCGGCTGGTCCGGCTGGGGGCGCCGGACACGGTGCTCGTGCTGGGATGGGAGATGAACGGCACCACCTACACCCACCGTTGCGGGCCCGACCCGAGGGCCTGGAAGAGCTACTGGCGGCGTATCGTCACGACGATGCGCGCGGTGCGCGGGCAGAAGTTCCGCTTCGACTTCGCCCCGAACCGCGGCGAGGACGCCATCGGCTGGACGAAGTGCTACCCGGGGGACGACGTCGTCGACATCATCGGCATGGACTCCTACGACCAGCCGCCGGGCGAGGACTTCACGGACATGGTGAACCAGCCGTACGGGCTGCGGCAGCAGGTCGAGTTCGCCGCCGCGCACCGCAAGCCGATCTCCTACCCCGAGTGGGGGCTGTTCCGCAACGGCGACAACCCCGAGTACATGCGCGGCATGCTGCGGTGGATCGACCGCCACAAGCCGCTCTACCAGACCATCACCGACTACTGCCCGCACGGGGTGTGGCAGTGCCGGGGCAACCCTGAGTCCTCGGCGGTCTTCCGCGATTGGCTTTCGGCCCACCCCTAG
- a CDS encoding GNAT family N-acetyltransferase encodes MTAPQRQASQRPFGRRPAPRTRAVSGTRAWPAGRTPPAVRPAPDRPPGPGSPAAPAAADLAVTVCRDPERFAALAQDWTALHRRCPSATAFQSHAWLHSWWLSYGTPGRLRVVLVHQGGELIAAAALTLIYRPLPALVPLGGDISDFCDVLLDDSCAPQAAVALVRGMRKAARGSVVDLREVRPGAAAEQVYARWRGPRRRLPDSACLELPGVPVEGLVARLSGRAARTFRAKLRKLDKLSIEERAVPPAEVPAAVAALLRLHGLQWRGRGVTPEHLRPRFAEHLARAATGMVRAGDARLIEYRVEGRVMALDLTLLSADLAGGYLSGAHPELRSRKVDITAMLLRHDARYVSETGRGALSMLRGTEPYKRHLRPVTVTNQRLLLARPVGLPVLLAQVAHAAARSAAAELVRTRLPAVRRWRSRLNSRRADAAGARRACRAGA; translated from the coding sequence ATGACAGCTCCCCAGCGCCAGGCGTCGCAGCGGCCGTTCGGCCGGCGCCCGGCACCGCGCACCCGGGCCGTGTCCGGCACCCGGGCCTGGCCGGCCGGGCGTACGCCCCCGGCCGTGCGCCCCGCCCCGGACCGGCCGCCCGGCCCCGGATCGCCCGCCGCACCGGCCGCCGCGGACCTGGCCGTGACGGTGTGCCGGGACCCCGAGCGGTTCGCCGCGCTGGCCCAGGACTGGACCGCGCTCCACCGCCGCTGCCCCAGCGCGACCGCCTTCCAGAGCCACGCGTGGCTGCACTCGTGGTGGCTCTCGTACGGCACCCCGGGCCGGCTGCGCGTCGTACTCGTCCACCAGGGCGGTGAGTTGATCGCGGCGGCAGCGCTGACGCTGATCTACCGGCCCCTTCCGGCGCTGGTGCCGCTGGGCGGCGACATCTCCGATTTCTGCGACGTGCTGCTGGACGACAGCTGCGCCCCCCAGGCAGCCGTCGCGCTGGTGCGCGGCATGCGGAAGGCGGCCCGCGGCTCCGTCGTCGACCTGCGCGAGGTGCGGCCGGGAGCCGCCGCCGAGCAGGTGTACGCGCGCTGGCGGGGGCCGCGCCGGAGGCTGCCCGACTCGGCGTGCCTGGAGCTGCCGGGAGTGCCCGTCGAGGGCCTGGTGGCGAGGCTCTCCGGGCGCGCCGCGCGCACGTTCCGCGCCAAGCTGCGCAAGCTGGACAAGCTGAGCATCGAGGAGCGGGCCGTGCCCCCCGCCGAGGTGCCCGCGGCCGTGGCGGCCCTGCTGCGGCTGCACGGATTGCAGTGGCGGGGGCGGGGGGTGACGCCGGAGCACCTGCGGCCAAGGTTCGCCGAACATCTGGCCCGGGCCGCCACCGGGATGGTGCGGGCCGGCGATGCCCGGCTGATCGAGTACCGGGTGGAGGGCAGGGTCATGGCCCTCGATCTGACGCTGCTGTCCGCCGACCTGGCCGGCGGCTACCTGAGCGGCGCCCACCCCGAACTCCGGTCCCGGAAGGTGGACATCACCGCCATGCTGCTGCGCCACGACGCCCGGTACGTGTCCGAGACCGGGCGCGGCGCGCTGAGCATGCTGCGCGGCACCGAGCCGTACAAACGGCATCTGCGCCCGGTCACCGTCACCAACCAGCGGCTGCTGCTGGCCCGGCCGGTCGGCCTGCCCGTGCTGCTGGCCCAGGTCGCGCACGCCGCCGCCCGCTCGGCCGCCGCCGAGCTGGTGCGCACCCGGCTGCCCGCGGTGCGCCGGTGGCGCTCACGGCTCAACAGCCGCCGCGCGGACGCGGCCGGGGCCCGCCGGGCGTGCCGGGCGGGGGCATGA
- a CDS encoding lipopolysaccharide biosynthesis protein: MSTEPTEPAPPDGAAPGRLARLRARLAPSRAGRTRTRRRSLPAWWPVALCLLLGTGAGAGYGLLKAPQYTATSYVVVVPTAHTDPATALGFAQAYGRVAAGGAVLREARPAAGLPLSTLQSAVRSATSPDAPMIEISATAARPGRAAVVANAVSRALTRHGNHSAERTTVRLLSFARATPPAGPTSPSLTVAAAVGGCAGGLLGGLIRLIRPRPGHRADLPGVPGPAAAPGTPAPAADRPSPAQDRPAAAASPAAR, translated from the coding sequence ATGAGCACCGAACCGACCGAGCCCGCCCCGCCGGACGGCGCCGCACCCGGCCGCCTCGCCCGGCTGCGCGCCCGCCTCGCCCCCTCCCGGGCCGGCCGCACCCGCACCCGGCGCCGCTCGCTGCCCGCCTGGTGGCCCGTCGCGCTGTGCCTGCTGCTGGGGACGGGCGCCGGCGCGGGGTACGGACTGCTGAAGGCACCGCAGTACACCGCCACCAGCTACGTCGTCGTGGTGCCCACCGCGCACACCGATCCGGCCACCGCGCTCGGCTTCGCCCAGGCGTACGGGCGGGTCGCGGCCGGCGGCGCCGTCCTGCGCGAGGCGCGGCCCGCCGCCGGGCTGCCGCTGAGCACCCTCCAGAGCGCCGTGCGCTCGGCCACCTCGCCGGACGCCCCGATGATCGAGATCTCTGCCACCGCCGCCCGGCCCGGCCGCGCCGCCGTCGTCGCCAACGCCGTCTCCCGCGCCCTGACCCGGCACGGCAATCACTCCGCCGAACGCACCACCGTGCGGCTGCTCTCCTTCGCCCGGGCCACACCCCCCGCCGGGCCCACCTCGCCCTCGCTGACCGTCGCCGCCGCGGTCGGCGGCTGCGCCGGCGGACTGCTGGGCGGCCTCATCCGGCTGATCCGCCCGCGCCCGGGACACCGCGCCGACCTGCCCGGTGTGCCGGGCCCGGCCGCGGCACCCGGTACCCCCGCCCCGGCCGCGGACCGCCCGTCACCGGCCCAGGACCGCCCGGCCGCCGCGGCGAGCCCGGCCGCACGGTAG
- a CDS encoding glycosyltransferase, with protein MRALHIITGLGVGGAEQQLRLLLRQLPMESEVVTLTDPGAVAAGIRSDGIPVTHLGMAGNRDLSALPRLTRIIRQGRYDLVHTHLYRACAYGRIAARLAGVRTVVATEHSLGEAEIEGRPLTRSARALYLATERLGTTTVAVSDTVAHRLRAWGVPAARIETIPNGIEARRFRFEQAARDEARARLGLPHDAFVVGGVGRLVPGKRFDVLLRSVAALPGAWLLLVGEGPERAALERLARQLGVPDRVLLPGASGGEGPAGADGGAPVPGLPGLLAAMDVFASPSGEETFGISVLEALAAGLPVRHVTCPAIDELPAAEAPGARRVGASTAELTAELRGLRAADAYRLPVPAAVRRYDIGRTAERLMAVYTRLAGAAARPDAPSGRLTAPAERLTGSRAGRPHEVNR; from the coding sequence GTGAGGGCGCTGCACATCATCACCGGGCTGGGCGTCGGCGGTGCGGAGCAGCAACTGAGGCTGCTGCTGCGGCAGTTGCCGATGGAGAGCGAGGTCGTCACGCTCACCGATCCCGGCGCCGTCGCCGCCGGTATCCGGTCCGACGGCATCCCCGTCACCCACCTGGGCATGGCCGGAAACCGGGATCTGTCCGCACTGCCGCGGCTCACCCGGATCATCCGGCAGGGCCGCTACGACCTCGTCCACACCCACCTGTACCGCGCCTGCGCCTACGGCCGGATCGCCGCCCGGCTGGCCGGGGTGCGGACCGTCGTCGCCACCGAACACTCGCTGGGGGAGGCCGAGATCGAGGGCCGCCCGCTGACCCGTTCCGCCCGGGCGCTGTATCTGGCCACCGAGCGGCTGGGCACGACGACGGTGGCCGTCTCCGACACCGTCGCGCACCGGCTGCGGGCCTGGGGCGTGCCGGCGGCCCGCATCGAGACGATCCCCAACGGCATCGAGGCCCGCCGCTTCCGCTTCGAGCAGGCCGCGCGCGACGAGGCGCGGGCGCGGCTCGGACTGCCGCACGACGCCTTCGTGGTGGGCGGCGTCGGACGGCTGGTGCCAGGCAAGCGCTTCGACGTCCTCCTCCGGTCCGTCGCCGCGCTGCCCGGAGCCTGGCTGCTGCTGGTGGGAGAGGGCCCGGAACGGGCGGCTCTGGAACGGCTGGCCCGGCAGCTCGGCGTGCCGGACCGGGTCCTGCTGCCCGGCGCGAGCGGCGGCGAGGGACCGGCGGGGGCCGACGGCGGTGCGCCGGTCCCCGGACTGCCCGGACTGCTGGCCGCGATGGACGTGTTCGCCTCCCCGTCCGGCGAGGAGACGTTCGGTATCTCCGTGCTGGAGGCCCTCGCCGCCGGACTGCCCGTCCGTCATGTCACCTGCCCGGCGATCGATGAACTGCCCGCCGCCGAGGCACCCGGCGCCCGCCGCGTCGGCGCGAGCACCGCCGAACTGACCGCTGAACTACGCGGGCTGCGCGCGGCGGACGCATACCGGCTGCCGGTCCCCGCGGCCGTCCGCCGCTACGACATCGGCCGCACCGCCGAGCGGCTGATGGCCGTCTACACCCGCCTCGCCGGTGCCGCCGCCCGCCCCGACGCCCCTTCCGGCCGCCTCACCGCACCCGCCGAACGCCTCACCGGCTCCCGCGCCGGCCGACCCCACGAGGTGAACAGATGA
- a CDS encoding polysaccharide deacetylase family protein — protein sequence MYHSVTDRAEDPYRITVSPARLDQQLTWLRGHGLRGVSVRELLAAREAGRDSGLVGLTFDDGYADFVDNALPLLLRHECTATLFVLPGRLGGDNGWDPQGPRKPLLTAAGIRTAARDGVEIGSHGMRHLSLPEADDAALRAEVRDSRARLAEITGQPPEGYCYAYGTVDQRATEAVRGAGYRYACAIDPGPLTGRYALPRAHIGESDTGWRLHLKRRLHPMRRRPLPAEAAASAGPATAPAACAAPTAPSAVTGTADGGRR from the coding sequence ATGTACCACTCGGTCACGGACCGGGCCGAGGACCCGTACCGGATCACCGTCTCGCCCGCGCGGCTCGACCAGCAGCTGACCTGGCTGCGCGGGCACGGCCTGCGCGGGGTGAGCGTGCGGGAGCTGCTGGCAGCGCGGGAAGCCGGGCGCGACTCCGGGCTGGTGGGGCTCACCTTCGACGACGGCTACGCCGACTTCGTGGACAACGCCCTGCCGCTGCTGCTCCGGCACGAGTGCACCGCCACCTTGTTCGTGCTGCCGGGCCGGCTCGGCGGCGACAACGGCTGGGACCCGCAGGGCCCGCGCAAGCCGCTGCTGACCGCCGCCGGGATCCGGACCGCCGCCCGCGACGGGGTGGAGATCGGCTCGCACGGCATGCGCCACCTGAGCCTGCCCGAGGCGGACGACGCGGCGTTGCGCGCGGAGGTCCGCGACAGCCGCGCCCGCCTGGCCGAGATCACCGGGCAGCCCCCGGAGGGCTACTGCTACGCCTACGGCACCGTGGACCAGCGGGCGACAGAGGCCGTACGCGGCGCCGGCTACCGCTACGCCTGCGCCATCGACCCCGGCCCGCTCACCGGACGGTACGCGCTGCCCCGCGCCCACATCGGCGAGAGCGACACCGGATGGCGGCTGCACCTCAAACGGCGGCTGCACCCCATGCGCCGCCGTCCGCTGCCCGCAGAGGCGGCGGCGTCGGCCGGTCCCGCGACCGCCCCGGCGGCCTGCGCCGCGCCCACCGCGCCGTCCGCCGTGACCGGCACCGCGGACGGGGGGCGCAGGTGA